The following coding sequences lie in one Methylosinus sp. PW1 genomic window:
- the otsB gene encoding trehalose-phosphatase, with protein sequence MLPNVDDIGRFALFLDLDGTVAEIAERPEAVRVEAATIALLDALRRTAGDALAVVSGRDIAVIDALLSPLRLPVAGVHGLQRRDAAGRMHGAAEGGRDLDAVVRTITQGLDGEQGVVVERKTGAVALHYRLRPELEEKCRGLAERATRERPDLEILPGKKVFEIRLQGADKGDVIEAFLKEEPFRGRMPIFAGDDVTDEVAFGAVNALGGLSIKVGRSATLARYRAADLRELHRWLADLARVSQAERAR encoded by the coding sequence ATGTTGCCCAATGTCGACGATATCGGTCGCTTCGCGCTGTTTCTCGATCTCGACGGCACAGTCGCGGAGATCGCCGAGCGGCCGGAGGCTGTGCGGGTGGAGGCGGCCACGATCGCGCTGCTCGATGCGTTGCGGCGCACGGCGGGCGACGCTCTCGCTGTCGTCTCGGGCCGCGACATCGCCGTTATCGACGCGCTTCTCAGCCCGCTGCGTCTGCCCGTCGCCGGCGTGCATGGATTGCAGCGTCGCGACGCCGCCGGCCGCATGCATGGCGCCGCTGAAGGTGGCCGCGATCTCGACGCTGTCGTTCGTACGATCACGCAAGGCCTAGATGGCGAGCAGGGCGTCGTCGTCGAGCGCAAGACGGGCGCGGTCGCGTTGCATTATCGCCTTCGGCCGGAGCTCGAGGAGAAATGCCGCGGCCTCGCCGAGCGCGCGACGCGCGAGCGTCCCGATCTCGAGATTCTGCCCGGAAAGAAGGTTTTCGAGATTCGACTGCAAGGAGCCGACAAGGGAGATGTCATCGAGGCCTTTTTGAAGGAGGAGCCCTTTCGCGGCCGCATGCCGATTTTCGCGGGCGACGATGTGACCGATGAGGTCGCCTTCGGCGCCGTCAACGCGCTCGGCGGCCTCTCCATCAAAGTGGGGAGAAGCGCCACACTGGCGCGCTATAGAGCGGCGGACTTGCGCGAATTGCATCGCTGGCTCGCCGATCTCGCGCGCGTGTCGCAAGCGGAGCGCGCGCGATGA